TTGGTCCGTGGTATTGGCCTGTCAAATTTCAATTCGCACCAAACAGAACGTGTTCTGCAGCAATGTCGCATTCGCCCGCTGGTCAATCAAGTGGAATGTCATCCtggatttaatcaaaaaaagttGATAGATTATTCACGACAGCATGGCATTGTTATTACTGCCTATTGTCCGTTGGCTCGACCCAAACCAGATCAACAATGGCCTCCCTTTCTGTACGATGACACAGCAAAGAATTTGGCACAAAAATACGGGAAAACAACTGCGCAGCTCTGTTTGCGTTATCTATTACAGCTAGGCACTATTCCTATTCCGAAATCTGTTTCCAAAAGTCGAATTGCggaaaactttgacatatttgACTTTGAACTGAGCGAAGAAGATATGAAAATCATGGACGGATACCATACAGGGCAACGGTTAGTACCCTTCTCGGCTATGAGTCACCATAAGTACTTTCCATTCAATGTAGAGTTCTAACTGtgttatatgtgcatatatgtatttatattatatattatatttttacaacaaatacaaataaaaatatagatacatatttaaatgaaaGAGTTGGTGTGCATttgtatacttatgtatatatttaaatacatgcctacaattagtaaaaatttaaagatgCCTTTCAGGGTTGTGGCAGTTTTAGCAATAATTGTAGATGAACCTGTGCCTGGTTCGATTTCGATAGAAAACTTAAATCCATTGTAAAAGGAAAGCGAAATCGATGATCCTCGACAGTCGCTTCTACGTTACctgaacgacccggatttaaatTCGGCCAAGAACTGCCAATTCAGAAGAATTTCTTAAAGATCTGAGTGGAAAATCTTATGTTATTACAACAATAGCAATATCGAGCTATAATTCAGTGCAATGTatctaaaagtaaatttttacgtCTTAATATTTCCAACGATCCAGGTAAATAAATTGCATATttgattctaaaaaaattgaaattaactcCCGTACATCCTACCAGATACGAACGATAGGTAATATCTCTTAAACGATAAAATGTTAGAAACTCTAGATAAGAGCTCAATTATCTTCTAGAATTGTAATGTGACTCAGGCCCATGATTTAGCGCACAAATCGCTTTTTCTCGTACCCACAAGCTACGGtgaccgtcgtagccgaataggttggtgcgtgactaacactCGGAATTCGGAGAAACGTAGGTTGGAATCAGCAAAATGAAGATactgtttttctaatagcggtcgcccctcagggGCAATGGCAAATcgccgagtatatttctgccatgaaaaagctcctcataaaaatatctaactGTAGgatcctccatttgtgaaacaacatcaggacgcaggccataaataggaggagctggtccaaacacccaacaagagtataagcgccaattacatatacgtatatataaagTCGCAAATTCTTTAGTCGTCTCAGGTAAGATATAGAAATTAAATCACTACTTTATAACTATATTTTCGATGCAtcgtgttgttgctgtagcagcataaacattccccatacatatacgggggaTGGTGCTGAAGTGACAAGCCTTTTGTCGGATATAAACCCGAGGCATACCGGTAAATAGAACCGACTGTCTCTGGATACTGTACAGGATAACCTCCTACTTATCCAGGATTGACCAGATCTCTTCACATGGCCacttaaacccactcatctagcACACCTCTCTTTATTTCCACTCGAACAGCCCGTTTCCTGAGATAGACGACGACGAACGGTGACTACGCCGGGCAAGGACTTGAGTACTGCAATTGCTGATCAATCAATTAGCTGAAAGCCTCAAATATCAACTTCttcaatatataaatacattgtGGGCAGTTTGTCTTAAGGTTCTTCTCCAAAACATTTATGAAAAGatatttccatatatttttctgtttataAAGCAATTTAACTGTacgattttttattcttttgtttgGTAAAAACTATCcaaacaataaaatttccattatctAAAAGCACGAAAGCGTTTTAAATTCAGTAATCGTCTAAATTACGCAAATACATATTAATTTGGCATTccagttttacattttttttataaattttacatttgaaatgaaatgtatCAAATTGATAAGTAATAAAATCAAAGTTGAGAATATTATAACCTAAGTTTTTTCCAAGAAAGACACGATAAAGCTGGTTTTTAGTCTCTTATATTCTTTAttggtttattttattaataaaatacttatgATTTGATTTAAATGGTACCATTGCTATAAACATTGGGTTGATTTCAAGATTGAATGCATTgaaactgtggtgaatgtctcTTTAGCTTTGAAAATGTTATTGCTGGTTCATCCGTTATTATTTTCCCTTTACAAGCGACATGTTTTGTCTATCACTCTCGTatgcatataatattttcaatgaatAGTAGACGTTTAGTTTTTATTCTTATAAGATTTGCATTAAACATTATAAAATTATGACCATCATCTTAGTTATCATTATTATCGGTagtaaaaagtagcaaaattcacaaatacatattttttttatgttaatggTGGTCGTTTATTGTttcttgtgttttgtttttctttacttaacatatttcaaaaagaaaaaatggaaaaattcaacaaaatctaCACTAATACACTCAAATacaatttgatgtttttttttgcaagtggtCGCATTGCAGTTTGCACTCTCGTAtttgtgcatgtgtgcgtataTGCATGCAGATTGATATAATGACTTTGTTGTagttccaactttttttttactaaaaatatcgCTCCCTTTTCAGATGTTTATGTTGATTCTTATTCGCCAAGGGCCCTCAAAGTTTTTTATGAATGCATTCTGagtaattagattttttttttcaatatttttttttacttttacatacatatttataatataatttttttctttaaataaaatacgaatGAAATaagattattatttaataatcaaTCTATCATGATCAAGAAGTAATCAATCAATCAAATCCATATTTGAAATGATGCCTGTTATAAAacgaggaaataaaaaattgggagtgtgttttgctttgttttttttttttgcatttagcgTGTATTGTATAGATTTGCTCTTTTAGAGCAAAAGGCATTtggtcttcttcctcttcttgacTTGTAATGCTGCTCTAGTAGCTGTCTCGAAGACATCTCGTACACCCTCTTTAGATTTGGCCGAACATTCCAAATAGGCGAAGGCATTAATTTTCTCAGCCATTGCGCGACCCTCTTGAGGCTTAACTGGTTCCTGTTTCATTTTTGCCAGATCCTGTAAAACCCTTCATTAGTTTGTCTTGATACAACAATTGGGCTGTTTATAACTTACTCGAATTGTGTTGGGATCATTTCGCAAATCCTTTTTATTACCTACCAAAATGATAGGAACGTTTGGACAAAAATGTTTCACCTAGAATTGAATAAACATAAGTGAATGCTCTATTTAGAGATTTACACGTAAGAACCTCAGGAGTCCATTTTTCAGGAATATTCTCTAATGAATCGGGCGAATCCACCGAAAAACACATAAGAATAACATCCGTATCCGGGTAACTGAGTGGTCTAAGTCTGTCATAATCTTCTTGACCTGCCGTATCCCATAAGGCTAGCTCCACCTAAAGCAGATAATAAAAAGCGAATAAATAAACAGATGAACGaccgaagtaaaataaaatcaaatattgtAACATAAGGTCGCTTAGTTCGTTTATTGAAAACAagtcaaaatcatattttcttaAGAAGCCCTGGACTGAGCCAAGAACTGCACATAAGTTATATTAtaactaaaacataaaataaaataaaataaaaacatgaccAGTTGTCTACAACATAATAACGTATTTAGATGTGATCAGCATAAAGCTTGCAACTCCAGCAGGTTTTCTCAAAGGGGAGTGGGAAATTTTTAAGGGATGGCATCAATAAACTTAGCAACTTtgagagaaaattaaaaatatattacaactAAGAAATGAGCAAACCAAGACGACTATATTCTAGTGATATATTCTTAGTGTACAGAGGTTAATCTTTTTAATGGTAATCAGATCACCAGGGAAGGGCATTTCTTCTTTTGACTTAAGTCGTCAATAGCCCTGAGCACACAGAGAAGTTAAGTGCAAAatgggttttgaaattttttaagggctaaaaatgctgtatattattaaaaaggGTATTTGGGTAATTGGGTACTGGGCGCAGTACTAAAATTCTTAAACACTAATTTTTCCTAATTTCGAACACTAGTGAGTAATcaaatatgttattttttatattacactGTCACATAACTTCTTCAATTAATTCCCCAATACCcagtaattttggaaaaaaggattttattataaataatatattttataattaaatatactAGAAATATTTCGTCGACTACGAAGTAGGAGCTACCGAGTGCGTATTGCTTAGCTAGAGTTGATTGAAGAAGGGTTATCtttttaaagacaaaatttCCTCGCAAAATGGAGATGGCGTAACCCGAGTTGGATGCGATAACAAtggtaattaattattaaacaaatcTTTGCCTTCTCGCTACCAAAAGAGACCCCAAATATATATATCGcccttatttaaaaataaagataaaataaataaatagagcatgttttgcataataaatatggtttaaatagagtaaattctgaaatgtacaaaaaattacttaaaaactgcaAGTATGCAATTTCATAACAAGACATctacttctattttttatttattttttgttatcccCTAATAATTATTTTGGTCTTAATAAAATCCTAATGATTTAACCAGCGCAAGCcctttttgaatattaaatataacTTCACCTTCTGACCTTTATTATAATTCTCTGAAACTTACTTGTTTGCTATCGACTTCGATGTCTGCAACATAGTTTTCAAAAACAGTTGGAACGTACACCTCGGGAAACTGATCTTTACTGAAAACAATCAGAAGACATGTCTTACCACAGGCACCATCGCCTACAATCACCAATTTCTTCCGAATCGTCGTCATTGGTTCTGTAAAGAGTGACAtcacaaaattatttactttattacaaGTATTATACACAggtatatttatgtaaacatgTATTGGTTCGCAACAGTTGGGGGGAAAAAAGTTCAACAATTTTAATGGATTGAAACAAAGCAAATGCATTCTTCAAACGATAAATATTGGGTAGCACAATTTTGTGGCGTATTACTTGATGTTGCTCCagtgatattattttttctttttggtatggaatattttttacaaattaaagaGTGCTATTTTGCTATCCAGCGAGCTAATTTTAATATCTTCAGAGTTCCATCCCTATAGACTACGTTTCAGATCCGCCCGAACATTTCACGGTTACCCTCCCCCGATTTCCGTCATAGAATTTATCCATTTATTTGACAGTCTAACCATTCGACGCCGCAAACTGCGCTGCTAGCACCATTCGCAAAACGGAAGCGCTGCGAACGTCATCGCAATCACCAGCATATCGAACATCACAATTATTATCTTCATTATCACCATAGTACAGCAGTCAGTCATCACCCATTCGTAGTCTCATGTGTGGAATTTTTTCACCGAGTATAGCCGCCCCCCCCACCGGAATATTTGATCAAACTTTTTTCCTCTCCATTGTCGAAGCCAAcgctgctgctactgctactACTGTTTGATATTCACACTTTTCACTTACAGAATTTGATGATTTTAACTGCCGCACAATCGTCAAAATCGACCCTTggacaataaaattatatttagtgGCACCACTTAATTGCCTTCCAACCAATACCCTTTCTTTTTTCGTGCAAAACTTCCgcagatttttatatttttccactgTTTTTTTGACCAAATTATCTTTTCTCGCAAATCGCCCGAAAATGACGAAGAACAACGCCTTTAAAACGCAAGTGACGATTTCAGCCGATGTTCATTCAGTAATGCCAAACTCGATAACAAATTACCCATGCAGATCGTAAAATTGTAAACGGGGTCAGTTCAAAATAACCTCATTTTAAGCACAAAGTAAATAGCATTCCAATCAATATTAGAATTTCTTCGTTCACATAAATAGTTTCAATAACTGTTTAATCCGGGCAGATTACATCTTCAGAAgtaaatctgaatttttgtaaTACGGAAAGTACTTCAAACTCAAAGGGAAAACTAGGGAGTTGGCGACATTGAATAACACGAAGTGCATCAATTTCAATAAAAGGAGATAGAACTGTTGTAGATGAGTTTATTGTACGGAATGAGCAATGAGAAAGAACGAGAAAAATAGAACATGCGACAAagaaaatggcgctgaagtgaAAAACAAGGTTGATTTCTTCTGAAACATGTTCAGTTAATAATGCGttccagccgaaagcctccgttgctagcgctgcgttatctttttgtttatttagcaattctattgttatttaagcttttaaaaataaaaataaataataatgcgTTGTTTATAATGACGCCGTAGCACTTCATAATATAGCGTTTTCGTTGGGTATAGAAAAACAAGATGtatgtaaaattattaaatagcgAAGCAAGGTGAAGACCCTATTATCATTAATTTTGCATGCAATAGTTATTTAAGGGTCAGTTTATCAGTACTATTCCCCTCATAGCTGTCAAAAATGTATCCAAAGTACTTTTCTATAAATTGAGCTTCTCTTTGCTCTACTGCTACTAGCTGGTACCTTGACTATAAGAACCTGAACCTGTAGATTTTAGGCGcctaatggtgctcacactcaccaacgtaaacgtacgttgCGTGTCAGCTGACAGGAataaactaatgagagccccatgtaaatgaaaaatcagCGCTGTTCCGTAGCATCGTAGATCGTGTACGTGGCTAAATGAAAGATGGAATGTTCCGTACAAACGAGTCCGCTGATTGGTTTCTCACTACATAGAGTTGCGAAACAAtatatttcgaaatcatttacaaaataaacttagaaaaatttaaatttttattaaaataacttaaaaacaatgttgagtaatgttaattatagataaatgaactatttgcatttgattGTTTTTGACTATGGAAGATtattcaatgaaaaattgtaactgataacgcggaagTGTGTAAAAGTGTCATTGTGTCGCATACGCCAAcagatgtattgtgtaaatatgtaaccaaaGGTGTTGCTCAAATTTGTGTATCCTACGGGCAACAGAAAGGGACCATAATAACATCGTTGAGTGCTTGAGCGGTGAGAGTATCGGAACTGCCATAGGTATTTTCGACTTTATAATTCTGGGAAATCAATCTAGGCAAAATTtatgtttgaaaaatttgtttgaggAAGCTTTATAAGAAGTGAATCGTTAAACAACGATGTAGATAATATATTCCCATTCTTGCTATGAAGCAGATGTAatggaagaagaaaaacaaaacattaacaTGTTGAGTAATCGTTTCAATTTCTTAAgtaaagttaaattaagttaagtcaAAGCTAACTGGGTTTTAAGGTTGTCTGACAAGTTTGAATTTGTTTACATCGCTTTCAAATCTtaaatgtttgttgttgttatttagcAGTTCCAAATGTCAATATTGACAGCATAACAATGCCACTAAATACACATAAAAAGTCGAAAAATCGAATTGCGAGAAGAATGGTgcacttaaattaaatttcgttGTTTCTATTTTAAGTCCAAAGTTGGCACgcaaaattaagttttaataaacTAAAGTGATTAAGAACAACAACCGAACAAATCCCAGGATGATGATTGAAAACTAACTTATATCTGTTTTGTTTGGTCATCGCCAGTGTCTGGAACTTCAGAATTAGAAACACAGGtatacatatgcaaaaaaaaaaaaaacaaattaagggAGAGGTGGCAAAAAATCTTAACAAATGTAATATTTGCTCTGGTTCTTTGAATCTGGTatacttacgtatgtatgtatatggcaaCGATATTTGTGAATCTCAGTTTAGGACACCTtatcattttttaatacttctCGCCCGTCGCTAGGTatacttaataaaatatattcgttAACTTGATTAGAATTAGTATTTTGAAAGTTGTAACttgttgttttataaacttcctCCCATAAATATGATAAAACATTACTCTTTCTTTTCATTACGAATCAGGAAAAATACGTTCAAGAGTGGATTTTGCACGGCATTTCCCTTGGCACAGAAttactattataatttttcctaATTTAATAATGTTGTCAATATGTACTTTTACAAGACCCGCCTCTTCTTTCCTTTTTATAGGCAACATACAAAACTGACAACATCATAATTATTGATAAAGATGAAagcaatgtttattttttaaggcTATCTGTGtactcagaaaaataaatttaacgagCTATGCCAGAAAAACGGAATACACCGCATGAATTGCGTGTCTACAAAATTGTGATACTAGGTGATGGAGGCGTTGGAAAGTCGGGTAAATCATTGCCTCTTCTCagttacaacaaaattataagtAATCGTTACTCTGAAAATTTTAGCtgtcactttgcaattcgtaAGTCATAGTTTTACGGATTACCATGACCCAACGATCGGTGAGCTATAATAGCCTTCActagaaaatatgtatattcgaaTAAAGGAATCAATTTATTGTAGAAGACTCCTATCAGCAACAAGCAGTTATTGATGGTGAAGCAGCACTGCTGGATATACTCGATACTGCTGGCCAGGTTGAGTTCACAGCTATGCGTGACCAATATATGCGTTGTGGCGAAGGTTTCATAATATGTTATTCAGTAACAGACAGACACAGTTTTCAAGAGGCGTCAGAGTATCGCAAACTAATTCAACGCGTAAGACTATCTGAGGACATACCATTAGTGTTAATAGCAAACAAGATTGATTTGGTGTTagcaagaaaagtaaaaataaactttattaaattgaaaaatcggaTGCTAACaaatatatgtgtatttattttggCAAGGTAACAACTGAGGAAGGAAAAAATTTGGCTAATCAGTTTGGCTGCCCTTTTTTCGAGACGTCTGCTTGTGAGAGGCTTTGCATTGATGAACCTTTCTACACACTTGTACGAGAAATACGTCGAAAAGAGGTTTAACGGAACACCaaacatttgatttttaaaatttcacatttatatGCTCTTTTATTTCGGCAGGCACAAGGTAGCGGTACAAGCTCGGAAAAGTTACATTCCCGCCGCAGAAGTCGTTGGTGGCGGATACGTTCGATTTTTGCTTTGGTTTTTCGACGCCGCAGAAATCTCAATTAAGTGCACGGAAATACATTGATATGTCATGCCAATAGTAGTAATTCATGGGCAACTATAAAGATACACACTATAAATTGGAAAAGCATGGGCAGACTTGTGAAGGTTGTATTTCGACCCACTCTTatcttattaatatttatttaaaccaaatacattaaaaatgccaGTCCCTCCTACACCGGCCTCAAAATTGTGTAGGCTTATAAGTTCTTTATGCTGACTTCATATATATGATTGGACAAATTATTTCACTATCTGGTTTGCAGCACATGCTGCACATACAAATACGTTATATGCACAATTTGTTTGAAATGACCAAGCTACGGCAATTAGTTTATTGATTCTTATGGAATTATGGATATAGTTACTCTAACTGTGTAAAGTCGAACGACCGAGGATTGAAACACATGTTACATgttttgaatgaaattaaatatatcgAATCAAATGgatactttattttaaaatgtgagTTCTAAACACATTGAGATTCATCGATACCAAATATGCATGTCATATAAAAACATCTTTGTACGTatgtgaaactaaaaaaatatatgtatatctgttAATAAACCAAGTAATTAGCTCTTTAGTCGTGTCctgtaaatacatatgaatataaatatgtatgtatgaaaataaaatttattagaaatggAAGAACATGAAACGTGGTGACGAATAAACAGATATTATACAGGTAAAAGAAATAGAGAACCCAAAGTCTTCagtaaactgtttttttaagtaTACTAAATCTCTAAATGAGGTGTTGATAAAACGTATACACAATTCTTCCAAATGAATTGATTCAACCTTCAAAGTTAAATtgctaaatttaataaaaaaaaaaaaaaaataaatatatatatatatataaagttacATAAAACTTGttaattttgagcaaaataaCTAGCTGTGTTATACTCACAGGACATATTTGAGTGAGTGATACATTTTCTAATGCGCCAACTATTGCGATCTCAATCTAACACACATATAAGCCATATTACTATTATTGTTGGGGAATGTTTCGAATACTTCCAAACATCACGCTATCAATCTCCTAAATTTCTACTAAACAAACTGATGTAATTGTTACAGATTTGTTATTTACTCTATAATGCAAAACATACTCAATTAAGCAAAtagtttaatttcaattaaaaactgttattctattttagtgtgttaTTGAGTTcacttttgtttaaatttaatctacttaagtatgtaattatttatgtaatttatttgttgttttattgtaatTGTTATTGAATaactatgtaaatatatgtatgcacatattatAAATTACGTACATTATAACACTTAGGTATGGTGttccaataaaaattgttactaaaaaaaaaattgcaagagtACAGCAGAATTTTAGATGGGCAGATGCCAAGTAAGCAAAACGTAGCAACTGTAAGTTCCTTTATTATTGAAAGATTTCATTtgatcattttcaaaaataatataccaactaaagaaatactgtatttattaatttcctgaacctttttgtataaatttatttatttataattaaatattatgcGTAACTCGTTATATACATGTGTAAATCGAATGAAACTGGCTTTCGAATAAACCGCATATTAATCCATTGTGAGATAATTGAGAAGTGTtaatcataaaatatatatgtatagagtTTTTTCTCAAGTCAAATACAAGTACGTTATAGTAATATTATAGAACTTCGAAAATTACGTAACAGAGACGAGAACAGTGAAGTGTggataaaacattttaatacatCTCAACACTTTAAAACTTCAACAACCTTCGTTCTAATAAAAGAATTTCCATTAAGAACAATATATTTTGGGTTTTGAATGATACGCCAGGCATTTAATAATAGAAAAACGAGCATTGATGTTTGAAAACAGTTTCATGGTTTTTTCAGATATTCTCCGTGATAGTCAATAGACTTTTGcattcgtttgaaccaatttttgaaGCGCTTTGACCAGTAGCGTTTCCAGGGCGTTTTTTAAACTGTGTGGGATCCGACGTAAACTCACCTTTCCTATCATAAGGTGatctgcaaaatttttttgatactcGTCAcactaatgttgttgttgtagcagcataaacattccccatacttacatacggggaatgctgctggagtgacagtccttggccggatataaatccgggtcgtttcggtaacgtagaaccgactgtcgtggaaacgctcGTCACACTAATGTCCAAGGATGCCTAAATCTCACGGCGTCAATATTTTATAGGCACAACTGATTATGGACCACCACGGGAAAATGCATTGTACCGTTTTTTACGGGTTTACACTTATTCTCACAtattcttttcttttaataaatcaGTATGTTACCCTTTCTTCAATGGTATATAAATaggtaaataataattttatcgaATTGAATTTCTAATTCAAACACTTGTCCCTTAGTAATATTATGAAATGAAAcacttttaccaaaaaatataatcGCTATTCTAGTTAAAAGAAACGTACTGCATAATACCCTCCCCGGAGGAAGTACCTTTAAATATCTCCTCCCGTTCCACAGAAATTCCTTCCCATAATAAAATCAGAGTCAATTGTACCTATACTCCTCCTAATCAAACTTCTACTTCAACTGACATCTGTAATTCCTTTCCCCTGGCCCTACTTGTTTCTTATTTGCAGGTGACTTTAGCGCCTGGATACATTCCTTAGCTAATCCTAGAGAGCGAATAATTGAAGATGCTATATCTAGATTCAACTGCGTTGTTCCTAATGTTCTTTTCAAATACTGAGCTTTCCTTATGTTCTGCATCCCGATTGGCATCGTATGGCCTACATGCTAGCGATCACTTTCCTAACCAAATTAAAATCTCCTATCCCCAATCTTCTCCTTAAGCCCAGAATATTCTTCAAAACAGACTTAGCTGCCTgcaccaaatttcaaaattgctgTCTCCTctacttttaaaccttccccttttcatttaatatcaacaagaatgcaaaaaaataatcgatCCACAGCCAACcaatttacttatgtatattccTTAATTATTTTCTCGGCAGTAAGGCTAAATACACAACAATCATGGCAATAATTTAAACGTAATTGCTcatcaatatattaaaaaaggtaaTACTCCCTATTATAGATAAAATATCCCACCCCATTCTTAGGCACTTCCCTTCTTCCGTCGAGTCCCGCCTCACGGTATGATGCCAAAAGACAACAGAATTTCGTTGAAACCAATCCCGTCTCACTCCTAATGAacccatttgaaaaaaaaacataagaatGATATCTGAATTCCTAAAATACACCGACTTAATCAGAAGGATTTAGAACCGTTGATACTAGTCGGACACCTGATATCCTCTGAACCTAGCGCTGCATGACACATTCAGTTTATATAATCGTTATCAacattatataagtataaacttataaaaaaataaaaattaaatttcaacttattctattctattctccCAGCCGCACACATACGactttgttcttcttcttgattgtcgCGATAACCGCTTTCGCGACTTTGGCCAAGTTCAATAAAGCAAGTACTCATGCAAACCGGCCActgttggacacaccaaatatCTATgacgccgtaaagctcatacagcgcattgttccatcgcctaggATACCtaccgtcgccaacgtgcaaaggtccaagaaTCTTCCGCAGTCTTTCTCTTAACCACTCCAAGGGACGTCAGAAAATGAGGCACGTGAGGgttttataaagtgttagttttgtttgtcgagaagGGACTTTACTACACGTTTGCATATTTAATCCAAACTAGCACTTGTTAaaaagagagattctacgttggatttcaaggctgctGATAAGaatatcggtgttaatgctggttcctaaatattcgaagtcttttacaacctcgaaatcatagctgtcaacagtgacgcctgtgccgatacgcgagtgcgttgtcattgttcaccaccagacccattcgcttggccgctttatccagtttggaacaGGCGGATCTAaaagcgcggttgttaaggccgattgCCGACCGGATAATAaaagatacatttttaaattattatattatttttattaatagattcACTAGAAGTAATTATAAGAG
The sequence above is drawn from the Anastrepha obliqua isolate idAnaObli1 chromosome 4, idAnaObli1_1.0, whole genome shotgun sequence genome and encodes:
- the LOC129245973 gene encoding aldo-keto reductase family 1 member B1, with translation MTTFAPKIKLSNCQEMPSIGLGTWRSRESDAELAVKDAIDLGYRHVDTAFVYENEDEVGRAINAKISEGIIKREDIFVVTKLGGIHHEPRLVEHACRKSLSSLGLDYIDLYLMHFPVGQIHKGDDNVHGTLELSDVDYLDTWRAMENLVDLGLVRGIGLSNFNSHQTERVLQQCRIRPLVNQVECHPGFNQKKLIDYSRQHGIVITAYCPLARPKPDQQWPPFLYDDTAKNLAQKYGKTTAQLCLRYLLQLGTIPIPKSVSKSRIAENFDIFDFELSEEDMKIMDGYHTGQRLVPFSAMSHHKYFPFNVEF
- the LOC129245092 gene encoding ras-like GTP-binding protein Rho1, with the protein product MTTIRKKLVIVGDGACGKTCLLIVFSKDQFPEVYVPTVFENYVADIEVDSKQVELALWDTAGQEDYDRLRPLSYPDTDVILMCFSVDSPDSLENIPEKWTPEVKHFCPNVPIILVGNKKDLRNDPNTIRDLAKMKQEPVKPQEGRAMAEKINAFAYLECSAKSKEGVRDVFETATRAALQVKKRKKTKCLLL
- the LOC129245381 gene encoding GTP-binding protein Rit2, with the protein product MPEKRNTPHELRVYKIVILGDGGVGKSAVTLQFVSHSFTDYHDPTIEDSYQQQAVIDGEAALLDILDTAGQVEFTAMRDQYMRCGEGFIICYSVTDRHSFQEASEYRKLIQRVRLSEDIPLVLIANKIDLVLARKVTTEEGKNLANQFGCPFFETSACERLCIDEPFYTLVREIRRKEAQGSGTSSEKLHSRRRSRWWRIRSIFALVFRRRRNLN